One window from the genome of Garra rufa chromosome 1, GarRuf1.0, whole genome shotgun sequence encodes:
- the LOC141342317 gene encoding serine protease 27-like, which yields MSESVSDIVIYLGRLTQSGSNPHETSRTVTEIIKHPNDSIALLRLSSSVTFTDYIKPVCLAAAGSEFVAGTESWVTGWGWNRFEFPDILQELESSVVDNAECNNAYESFVTDKYICAEFLNGKSLCRSDGGDPLVTRQDSVWIQSGVFSDEFGCGLDGYPTLYLRVSENQDWISNYTRSSEPGFVSYPIDSDIVSVFDGGSVNLLSFSLALALFIIALILFF from the exons TGAGAGTGTTTCTGACATTGTGATCTACTTGGGACGTCTGACCCAAAGTGGCTCAAACCCACATGAGACATCCAGGACAGTGACTGAAATCATCAAACATCCTAACGACAGCATAGCACTGCTCCGGCTCTCTTCTTCTGTGACTTTTACTGATTACATTAAGCCAGTCTGTCTGGCTGCTGCAGGGAGTGAGTTTGTTGCTGGTACAGAGAGCTGGGTCACTGGATGGGGCTGGAACA GATTCGAGTTTCCTGACATACTTCAGGAGTTGGAGTCCTCTGTTGTGGACAATGCTGAATGCAATAACGCCTATGAATCATTTGTTACAGACAAATACATATGTGCTGAATTTTTAAATGGGAAAAGCCTGTGTAGG AGCGATGGAGGAGATCCACTGGTCACTAGGCAGGACTCTGTGTGGATTCAGTCTGGAGTTTTTTCAGATGAATTTGGATGTGGTCTAGACGGTTATCCTACTTTATACCTTAGAGTGTCTGAAAATCAGGATTGGATCAGCAATTACACGCGCAGTAGCGAGCCTGGATTTGTCTCATACCCCATTGATTCTGACATTGTTTCTGTCTTTGATGGAGGCTCAGTCAACCTCCTCTCATTTTCCCTTGCTCTTGCTTTATTCATCATTGCTCTtatcttgtttttttaa